One window from the genome of Helicoverpa zea isolate HzStark_Cry1AcR chromosome 6, ilHelZeax1.1, whole genome shotgun sequence encodes:
- the LOC124631028 gene encoding 23 kDa integral membrane protein-like: protein MEGCGMNCIKYLLVVFNGIFLIFGIVIIAAACVDMGMIKGFAGMEPTGHETDALLIAIGVLIIIIAAFGCFGAWKESPKLLYIFVGCLIIIILLELSVGIAAAALRPQIEGTLKSQLRASFIKNKSTKEEDSTYREFWDRIQMNLECCGITGPDNYVASEPRINPSFSCCPNDGTDRSAEIKRSDCLSSEKYYKEGCEDKVLGTVHSAGMTVIVCGILFCFLEVAGIVLALWLAHSIKTQGKSRETA, encoded by the exons aTGGAGGGTTGCGGGATGAACTGCATAAAATATCTTCTGGTTGTCTTCAATGGAATATTTCTG ATCTTCGGCATCGTGATCATAGCTGCAGCATGCGTGGACATGGGCATGATCAAGGGTTTCGCCGGCATGGAGCCGACGGGCCACGAGACCGATGCACTGCTGATCGCCATTGGagttctcatcatcatcatcgctGCGTTTGGCTGCTTCGGGGCGTGGAAAGAGAGTCCTAAGCTGTTGTATATT TTCGTCGGCTGTCTGATCATCATCATACTCCTGGAGCTGTCTGTTGGCATCGCCGCAGCTGCCTTACGTCCTCAGATCGAGGGGACCTTGAAGTCCCAGCTGCGAGCCTCGTTCATCAAGAACAAGTCTACCAAGGAGGAAGATTCTACCTACAGGGAGTTCTGGGACCGCATTCAGATGAAC TTGGAATGCTGCGGCATCACCGGTCCTGACAACTATGTGGCTTCAGAGCCCCGCATTAACCCTTCTTTCAGCTGCTGCCCCAACGACGGAACCGACCGCTCCGCCGAGATCAAGCGCTCTGACTGCCTTTCCTCTGAGAAGTATTACAAAGAGGGATGTGAAGACAAAGTCCTGGGAACAGTGCACAGTGCTGGCATGACTGTCATCGTTTGCGGGATTCTGTTCTGCTTTTTGGAG GTCGCAGGCATTGTCTTAGCTCTATGGCTAGCACACTCCATAAAAACTCAAGGGAAAAGCCGGGAAACTGCTTAA